In one window of Erwinia tasmaniensis Et1/99 DNA:
- a CDS encoding acyltransferase family protein, producing MNRLTWVDNLRGMSVLAVIFLHSTIAVNGNAGHLTGVTETVNHLLSPVRLGLMFFVSGLFVESGLKKGFNLFVKNKVKSILYPFIIWVAIYGGLKLLFSSVSNNPQSPTNIILSHLTGGGDITWFLHSLFIFFLIIPWVRKVPFYIVIPVSLAFSFLLPAIPTGSVFSGFDNDHINRSFYLFTFFYLGDMLVKHQVDIPAFIGKKSVLLPSLACFIVLSSLNLVLNRDVAWQLLAPLALCSIPLFIFVALYANLKLVHFVGMNSIVFYLSHYLAIQVFAKAVKFTSKNVFINDLKFIAAFACALLLPLAICWLRRRGMLNFLFTLKPAAQSVYAR from the coding sequence ATGAACCGACTGACGTGGGTCGATAACCTGCGTGGGATGAGTGTGCTTGCCGTTATTTTTTTACACAGCACTATTGCAGTTAATGGCAATGCAGGACATCTCACAGGCGTAACAGAAACCGTTAACCACCTGCTCAGTCCGGTCAGGCTGGGCTTGATGTTCTTTGTTTCAGGACTCTTCGTTGAGAGCGGCCTGAAAAAAGGCTTCAACCTGTTTGTTAAAAATAAAGTGAAAAGCATTCTCTACCCTTTTATTATTTGGGTGGCTATCTATGGCGGACTAAAACTATTATTTAGCTCTGTCTCAAATAACCCCCAGTCACCGACAAACATTATCCTTTCGCACTTGACCGGTGGTGGCGATATTACCTGGTTCCTGCATTCTCTTTTCATCTTTTTCCTGATTATCCCCTGGGTGCGTAAGGTCCCTTTCTATATCGTGATACCGGTTTCGCTGGCTTTCAGCTTTTTACTGCCTGCCATTCCTACAGGCAGCGTATTCTCCGGCTTTGATAACGACCATATTAACCGTTCATTCTACCTGTTCACCTTCTTCTACCTCGGGGATATGCTGGTAAAACATCAGGTCGATATTCCGGCGTTTATCGGGAAAAAATCGGTACTGCTCCCCTCTCTGGCATGCTTTATTGTCTTATCTTCGCTGAATTTGGTATTGAACAGAGATGTAGCCTGGCAGCTGCTGGCTCCATTGGCTCTGTGCTCAATCCCGCTGTTTATCTTTGTTGCGCTGTACGCCAATCTCAAGCTGGTGCACTTCGTGGGCATGAACTCGATTGTTTTCTATCTCTCGCACTACCTTGCGATCCAGGTCTTTGCGAAAGCCGTGAAATTTACCAGCAAAAATGTGTTCATTAACGACCTGAAATTTATTGCGGCTTTTGCCTGTGCACTGCTGTTGCCGCTGGCAATTTGCTGGTTGCGGCGACGAGGCATGCTGAATTTCCTTTTTACCCTGAAACCGGCTGCGCAAAGCGTTTACGCGCGCTGA